The Athene noctua chromosome 3, bAthNoc1.hap1.1, whole genome shotgun sequence genome includes a region encoding these proteins:
- the MPST gene encoding 3-mercaptopyruvate sulfurtransferase isoform X1: MSQQLLYRALVSAKWLSEAIKSQQAGLSLRIMDASWYLPKMKRDPKQEFEERHIPGAVFFDIDQCSDRTSPYDHMLPKADDFAEYVGKLGVGNDSHVVVYDGSDQGLFSAPRVWWMFRAFGHEAVSLLDGGLKNWQQEGNALSSGKSQVAPTEFHASLDKSLVKTYEDVLDNLDSHRFQLVDARAAGRFRGVEPEPRDGIEPGHVPGSMNIPFTDFLTESGLEKTPEQICSLFQEKKVDLLKPVVATCGSGVTACHVALGAYLCGKPDVAVYDGAWVEWYMRALPENIISEGKGKTV, translated from the exons ATGTCGCAACAACTCCTCTACCGTGCTCTGGTATCTGCAAAATGGCTTTCAGAAGCCATCAAGTCACAGCAAGCTGGTCTGTCCTTGAGAATCATGGATGCATCCTGGTATTTGCCAAAGATGAAGCGTGACCCGAAGCAGGAATTTGAGGAGCGCCATATCCCTGGTGCAGTTTTTTTTGATATTGACCAGTGCAGTGACCGTACTTCACCTTACGACCACATGCTGCCCAAGGCTGATGACTTTGCTGAGTATGTGGGGAAGCTGGGTGTGGGGAATGATTCACATGTTGTGGTGTATGATGGCAGCGACCAAGGTCTCTTCTCAGCGCCCCGAGTGTGGTGGATGTTTCGGGCCTTTGGACATGAAGCTGTCTCCCTTCTGGATGGTGGCCTGAAGAACTGGCAGCAAGAGGGAAATGCACTGAGCTCTGGGAAAAGCCAGGTAGCTCCCACAGAGTTCCATGCCTCTTTGGACAAGTCCCTGGTGAAAACATACGAGGACGTCTTGGATAACTTGGATTCCCACCGCTTCCAACTAGTGGACGCACGTGCTGCAGGACGGTTCCGGGGAGTAGAGCCAGAGCCCCGAGATG GAATTGAGCCTGGTCATGTCCCTGGGTCGATGAACATCCCCTTCACCGATTTCCTCACAGAGTCTGGCTTAGAGAAGACCCCTGAGCAGATCTGCAGTCTGTTCCAGGAGAAGAAGGTGGACCTCTTAAAGCCAGTGGTAGCCACGTGTGGCTCTGGGGTCACTGCTTGCCATGTGGCTCTGGGGGCATACCTCTGTGGCAAACCAGATGTTGCTGTGTATGATGGGGCCTGGGTGGAATGGTACATGCGGGCACTgcctgaaaatattatttctgagGGAAAGGGCAAGACGGTGTAA
- the MPST gene encoding 3-mercaptopyruvate sulfurtransferase isoform X2, which yields MSQQLLYRALVSAKWLSEAIKSQQAGLSLRIMDASWYLPKMKRDPKQEFEERHIPGAVFFDIDQCSDRTSPYDHMLPKADDFAEYVGKLGVGNDSHVVVYDGSDQGLFSAPRVWWMFRAFGHEAVSLLDGGLKNWQQEGNALSSGKSQVAPTEFHASLDKSLVKTYEDVLDNLDSHRFQLVDARAAGRFRGVEPEPRDGIEPGHVPGSMNIPFTDFLTESGLEKTPEQICSLFQEKKGGVWCSPSVHLEITN from the exons ATGTCGCAACAACTCCTCTACCGTGCTCTGGTATCTGCAAAATGGCTTTCAGAAGCCATCAAGTCACAGCAAGCTGGTCTGTCCTTGAGAATCATGGATGCATCCTGGTATTTGCCAAAGATGAAGCGTGACCCGAAGCAGGAATTTGAGGAGCGCCATATCCCTGGTGCAGTTTTTTTTGATATTGACCAGTGCAGTGACCGTACTTCACCTTACGACCACATGCTGCCCAAGGCTGATGACTTTGCTGAGTATGTGGGGAAGCTGGGTGTGGGGAATGATTCACATGTTGTGGTGTATGATGGCAGCGACCAAGGTCTCTTCTCAGCGCCCCGAGTGTGGTGGATGTTTCGGGCCTTTGGACATGAAGCTGTCTCCCTTCTGGATGGTGGCCTGAAGAACTGGCAGCAAGAGGGAAATGCACTGAGCTCTGGGAAAAGCCAGGTAGCTCCCACAGAGTTCCATGCCTCTTTGGACAAGTCCCTGGTGAAAACATACGAGGACGTCTTGGATAACTTGGATTCCCACCGCTTCCAACTAGTGGACGCACGTGCTGCAGGACGGTTCCGGGGAGTAGAGCCAGAGCCCCGAGATG GAATTGAGCCTGGTCATGTCCCTGGGTCGATGAACATCCCCTTCACCGATTTCCTCACAGAGTCTGGCTTAGAGAAGACCCCTGAGCAGATCTGCAGTCTGTTCCAGGAGAAGAAG GGAGGTGTCTGGTGCAGCCCATCCGTCCACCTGGAGATCACAAACTAA